A genome region from Bacillota bacterium includes the following:
- a CDS encoding 4Fe-4S binding protein encodes MSCSTPRLLGPVAVSFNNWETGAWRSTRPSIEPAECAGCLLCAKYCPPGVVTVAESGGTYEVGVDLRYCNGCGICARVCPRRCIAMIPER; translated from the coding sequence ATGTCATGCTCCACCCCGAGGTTGCTCGGTCCGGTGGCGGTGAGCTTCAACAACTGGGAAACGGGGGCCTGGCGTAGCACTCGCCCCAGCATCGAACCGGCTGAGTGCGCCGGTTGCCTGCTGTGCGCCAAGTACTGTCCGCCCGGGGTGGTAACGGTGGCCGAGAGCGGGGGGACATACGAAGTGGGGGTCGATCTCCGTTACTGCAACGGCTGTGGGATTTGCGCCCGTGTCTGCCCGCGGCGCTGCATCGCCATGATACCGGAGCGGTGA